A part of Desulfobacter sp. genomic DNA contains:
- the xsc gene encoding sulfoacetaldehyde acetyltransferase, which produces MKMTTEEAFVKVLQMHGIDNAFGIIGSAMMPVSDLFPKAGITFWDCGHEGNAGMMSDGYTRASGKMSMMIAQNGPGITNFVTPVKTAYWNHTPLLLVTPQAANMTMGQGGFQEVPQMATFEDMVAYQEEVLHPSRIAEVLNRVILQAKRASAPAQINVPRDFWTQVIDIELPAVVEFERPAGGEEAVAKAAELLSNAKFPVILNGGGVVIGGAIEDSMALAEKLDAPVCCGYQHNDAFPGSHPLHTGTLGYNGSKAAMELIAKADVVLALGTRLNPFSTLPGYGIDYWPKDASIIQVDINTDRIGLTKPISVGIVGDAKKVARGILAKLADNAGDTDRDSRRATVETIKANWAEELETMDHEADDPGTTWNARAQAQDPDKITSRMAWRAISKALPKDAIISSDIGNSCAIGAAYPSFEKGRKYLAPGMFGPCGYGFPAILGAKIAQPDVPVVGFAGDGAFGISMNEMTACGRDGWPAITMIVFRNYHWGAEKRNTTLWYDDNFVGTELDRNVHYSEIAKACGVEGVKAWSMDELTEQLDLAVKRQMEEGKTTFIEVMTNMELGEPFRRDAMKKPVPVAGIDKADMKPQKGI; this is translated from the coding sequence ATGAAAATGACAACAGAAGAGGCCTTTGTTAAAGTTCTCCAGATGCATGGAATTGACAATGCATTTGGGATTATCGGCTCTGCCATGATGCCGGTTTCCGACCTGTTTCCCAAAGCAGGTATCACTTTCTGGGACTGCGGCCATGAAGGCAACGCCGGCATGATGTCCGACGGGTATACCCGGGCATCAGGAAAAATGTCCATGATGATCGCCCAGAACGGCCCCGGTATCACCAACTTTGTCACTCCTGTGAAAACCGCCTACTGGAACCACACTCCCCTGCTGCTGGTAACGCCCCAGGCCGCCAACATGACCATGGGTCAGGGCGGATTCCAGGAAGTGCCCCAGATGGCGACCTTTGAAGATATGGTGGCCTACCAGGAAGAAGTGCTTCATCCCTCCAGGATTGCTGAAGTCTTGAACCGGGTCATTCTCCAGGCCAAACGCGCCTCAGCCCCTGCCCAGATCAACGTTCCCCGTGACTTCTGGACCCAGGTCATCGATATTGAACTGCCTGCCGTTGTTGAATTTGAACGGCCCGCCGGCGGTGAAGAAGCCGTTGCCAAGGCAGCGGAACTGCTGTCCAATGCCAAGTTCCCCGTTATTCTCAACGGCGGCGGTGTGGTTATCGGCGGCGCCATTGAAGATTCCATGGCCCTGGCTGAAAAACTGGATGCGCCGGTTTGCTGCGGCTACCAGCATAACGATGCCTTCCCAGGAAGCCATCCCCTCCATACCGGAACCCTGGGATACAACGGATCCAAGGCTGCCATGGAATTGATCGCCAAGGCTGACGTTGTTCTGGCCCTGGGCACCCGTCTCAATCCCTTCTCCACCCTGCCCGGTTACGGCATCGACTATTGGCCCAAAGATGCCTCCATCATCCAGGTAGACATCAACACCGACCGTATCGGTCTGACCAAACCCATCAGCGTGGGGATCGTCGGTGATGCCAAAAAGGTTGCCCGGGGCATTCTGGCCAAGCTTGCCGACAACGCCGGTGATACCGACCGCGACAGCCGCAGGGCCACTGTAGAAACCATCAAGGCGAACTGGGCTGAGGAACTTGAAACCATGGACCACGAGGCGGACGATCCCGGGACCACCTGGAATGCCCGTGCCCAGGCCCAGGACCCAGACAAGATCACTTCCCGCATGGCCTGGCGTGCCATTTCCAAGGCCCTGCCCAAGGATGCCATCATCTCATCGGACATTGGAAACTCATGTGCCATCGGCGCGGCCTACCCCAGCTTTGAAAAGGGGCGTAAATACCTGGCACCCGGCATGTTCGGTCCCTGCGGATACGGTTTCCCGGCTATCCTGGGCGCCAAAATCGCACAGCCGGATGTCCCGGTTGTAGGATTTGCCGGCGACGGTGCATTCGGTATCTCCATGAACGAAATGACGGCCTGCGGCCGCGACGGCTGGCCCGCCATCACCATGATTGTTTTCCGGAACTACCACTGGGGCGCGGAAAAAAGAAATACCACCCTTTGGTACGATGACAATTTCGTGGGCACCGAGCTTGACCGTAATGTACATTACTCTGAAATTGCCAAAGCCTGCGGTGTAGAAGGGGTGAAGGCATGGTCCATGGACGAATTGACCGAGCAGCTTGACCTGGCCGTCAAACGGCAGATGGAAGAAGGCAAGACCACTTTCATTGAAGTGATGACCAATATGGAACTTGGCGAACCGTTCCGCCGGGATGCCATGAAAAAACCGGTCCCCGTCGCAGGGATCGACAAAGCGGACATGAAGCCCCAGAAGGGCATCTAA
- a CDS encoding aminotransferase class III-fold pyridoxal phosphate-dependent enzyme, with protein MVEKFDWLDYDINEMVAGDKDALWHHLKPHKVFEKQEQMIIVEGDGIMVKDIRGREYMDATSGGVWSVMVGFGRESIAEAVAEQLKKMPYFAGVFGNIPTIKFAQKLLEKLPNHQKVYFSNSGSEANEKAFKIVRQASRIAPERKGKYKIMYRDRDYHGTTIGAMSATGQAQRKEGFGPFVEGFVEFPHCCCYRCPYDKTYGQCDIECARRVEDIILKEGAETIGGMIVEPITAGGGILKPVPEYYPILQEICRKYDIWMIMDEVVCGFGRTGTFWGHEHFDVDPDIITMAKGLASSYGALSATVVKQKIYDVFLCDPADENDRLNYFRDISTYGGCTAALTAALESTRIIEEENLLDNTVEVGAYLIEKLNALKKYDVVGDVRGQGLFAGIEFVTNKETKEPITEGQMAQLMGNVMAQNVIVGRTNSSFHGLNNIMNFAPSLIITKEQVDTIVAAVETAIQKTF; from the coding sequence ATGGTAGAAAAATTCGATTGGCTGGACTACGACATCAATGAAATGGTAGCCGGCGACAAAGATGCCCTCTGGCATCACCTCAAACCTCACAAGGTGTTCGAAAAACAGGAACAGATGATCATCGTTGAAGGCGACGGTATCATGGTCAAAGACATAAGGGGCCGTGAATACATGGATGCCACCTCCGGCGGCGTCTGGTCTGTCATGGTCGGTTTCGGCCGGGAGTCCATTGCAGAGGCCGTGGCCGAGCAGCTCAAGAAAATGCCGTATTTCGCAGGTGTTTTCGGAAATATTCCCACCATTAAATTTGCCCAGAAACTGCTGGAAAAACTGCCCAACCACCAAAAGGTGTACTTTTCCAACTCCGGTTCGGAAGCCAACGAAAAAGCCTTTAAAATCGTTCGTCAGGCCTCCCGGATCGCCCCGGAGCGTAAGGGCAAATACAAAATCATGTACCGGGACCGTGACTACCACGGTACCACCATCGGTGCCATGAGCGCCACGGGCCAGGCCCAGAGAAAAGAAGGGTTCGGCCCCTTTGTGGAAGGCTTTGTGGAATTCCCCCACTGCTGCTGCTATCGCTGCCCCTACGACAAAACATACGGCCAGTGCGATATTGAATGTGCCCGCAGGGTTGAAGATATCATCCTCAAAGAAGGCGCGGAGACCATCGGCGGTATGATTGTAGAGCCCATCACCGCTGGCGGCGGCATCCTCAAACCCGTACCCGAATATTATCCCATCCTCCAGGAAATCTGCAGAAAATACGATATCTGGATGATCATGGATGAGGTGGTATGCGGTTTTGGCAGAACCGGCACCTTCTGGGGCCATGAACACTTCGATGTGGACCCTGACATCATTACCATGGCCAAAGGTCTTGCCTCTTCCTACGGCGCCCTTTCAGCCACTGTTGTAAAACAGAAAATCTACGATGTCTTCCTCTGCGACCCTGCAGATGAAAACGACCGCCTCAATTATTTCCGCGATATTTCAACCTATGGCGGCTGCACCGCTGCGCTGACCGCCGCCCTGGAGTCCACCAGGATTATCGAAGAGGAAAACCTGCTTGACAATACCGTCGAGGTGGGGGCATATCTTATAGAGAAACTCAACGCCCTTAAAAAATACGATGTGGTCGGAGATGTCCGCGGTCAGGGGCTGTTCGCCGGAATCGAATTCGTAACCAACAAAGAAACCAAAGAACCCATCACGGAAGGCCAGATGGCCCAGCTCATGGGGAACGTGATGGCTCAGAACGTGATCGTCGGCCGGACAAACTCCAGCTTTCACGGTCTGAATAATATCATGAATTTTGCGCCAAGCCTGATCATTACCAAGGAACAGGTGGATACCATTGTGGCGGCAGTTGAAACCGCCATCCAAAAAACGTTTTAA
- the ald gene encoding alanine dehydrogenase → MLVGILKEIKVLEKRVCMTPAGVIAMKQNGHEVIVEKDAGAGAGFPDAEYIAAGATIVDTPAEVYAKADMVMHVKEPQPSEYDMIRKDQIVFTYLHLAADEQQTHGLIKSNAVCIAYETIEKDNGSLPLLVPMSEVAGRMATQEAAKYLEMPQGGMGVLLGGVTGVEPATVVVIGGGVVGINAAKMACGLGAKVYILDTNLERLAYLDDVMPANCFPVMSNPAVLAELVAKADAVIGAVLVAGAKAPKLLTREMLKTMKKGAVIVDVAIDQGGCFETSRATTHAEPVYEEEGVLHYCVANMPGAVARTSTRALTNATLPYAIEIANKGWKKAMEENKEIKLGANVINGKVVYKAVAEAFDLDYTPVEEFLN, encoded by the coding sequence ATGCTTGTTGGTATTCTTAAAGAAATCAAAGTACTGGAAAAAAGAGTATGTATGACCCCTGCCGGCGTTATCGCCATGAAACAGAACGGCCATGAGGTTATCGTGGAAAAAGACGCCGGTGCCGGTGCCGGTTTCCCCGATGCGGAATACATCGCTGCCGGAGCCACCATTGTTGACACCCCTGCAGAGGTATATGCAAAGGCTGACATGGTCATGCACGTAAAAGAGCCCCAGCCTTCCGAATACGACATGATTCGCAAAGACCAGATTGTTTTCACCTATCTCCACCTGGCGGCCGACGAGCAGCAGACCCACGGCCTGATTAAATCCAACGCCGTGTGCATTGCATACGAAACCATTGAAAAAGACAATGGGTCCCTGCCCCTGCTGGTTCCCATGTCTGAGGTTGCCGGCCGTATGGCCACCCAGGAAGCGGCCAAATACCTGGAAATGCCCCAGGGCGGCATGGGGGTTCTGCTGGGCGGCGTCACCGGTGTTGAGCCGGCCACCGTGGTTGTCATCGGCGGCGGTGTTGTGGGTATCAATGCGGCTAAAATGGCCTGCGGCCTGGGTGCCAAAGTATACATCCTGGATACCAACCTGGAACGGCTGGCCTACCTGGACGATGTGATGCCTGCAAATTGTTTCCCCGTCATGTCCAACCCTGCCGTACTGGCGGAACTGGTTGCCAAGGCCGACGCCGTTATCGGGGCCGTGCTTGTTGCCGGTGCAAAAGCACCCAAACTGCTGACCCGTGAAATGCTTAAAACCATGAAAAAAGGCGCCGTTATTGTTGACGTTGCCATTGACCAGGGCGGATGCTTCGAAACCTCCAGGGCCACCACCCATGCTGAGCCGGTATATGAGGAAGAAGGCGTCCTCCACTACTGCGTGGCCAATATGCCCGGCGCCGTTGCAAGGACCTCCACCCGTGCCCTGACCAACGCCACCCTCCCCTATGCCATTGAAATCGCAAACAAGGGTTGGAAGAAAGCCATGGAAGAAAACAAGGAAATCAAACTGGGCGCCAATGTCATCAACGGCAAAGTGGTTTACAAGGCCGTTGCCGAAGCCTTTGACCTGGATTACACCCCGGTTGAAGAATTCCTCAACTAG
- the argA gene encoding amino-acid N-acetyltransferase, with product MNTQLPQRYVDRASVNTIREVFEYIRQYKDKIFVLKIEDSLITHSLFPLLMKDIVHLHDIGIKIIIVTGTRATIEKHLARAGVSTHVKSGIRITPKAAMPHIKLAAMEVVQAVISHLSAGNANGIMGNWIRARSLGVHNGIDYQFTGRVERIQSNIVQKLLGQNFIPVIYNIGMNTTGDCYNLNSDRIARQICLDLDIEKLFYIRAQKAIPSEGLDLPPGSQVHPNGKIFSNMDISHVEYLLSKNQERLSFEDQTLLACAREVIDRVGGVSRVHIIDGRREGRLLQEVFSSIGGGTLIYGNQYAHIRRAELSDMPEILHLFDGYVQKGNLVSRSAADIQKQIHSYHIYAVDHAVYGCAALYEIGDGWAEIGAVAVNEAYKSKGIGRGMIQYLIYRAREKQLSRLFLLTTQAADWFFEFGFVWGDPADLPPQRQSSYNLQRNSRVLILEL from the coding sequence ATGAATACCCAACTGCCACAGCGCTACGTCGACCGGGCCAGCGTCAATACCATACGCGAGGTCTTTGAATATATCCGCCAGTACAAGGACAAAATCTTTGTGCTCAAAATTGAGGACAGCCTCATTACCCATTCCCTGTTCCCGTTGTTGATGAAGGATATTGTCCATCTTCATGATATCGGTATAAAAATTATTATTGTGACCGGAACCCGGGCCACCATTGAAAAACACCTTGCCCGTGCCGGGGTTTCCACCCATGTCAAATCCGGCATCCGCATCACCCCCAAAGCCGCCATGCCCCATATCAAGCTTGCCGCCATGGAGGTGGTTCAGGCTGTGATTTCCCATCTGTCCGCCGGCAATGCCAACGGTATCATGGGCAACTGGATTCGGGCCAGGTCCCTGGGGGTCCACAACGGCATTGACTACCAGTTCACCGGCCGGGTGGAACGGATTCAGTCCAATATTGTTCAAAAACTGCTGGGCCAGAATTTCATCCCGGTAATTTATAATATCGGGATGAATACCACCGGGGACTGCTACAACCTCAACTCAGACAGGATTGCCAGGCAGATCTGCCTGGATCTGGATATTGAGAAGTTGTTTTACATCAGGGCACAAAAAGCAATTCCATCGGAGGGCCTCGACCTGCCGCCGGGCAGCCAGGTCCACCCCAACGGTAAAATTTTTTCCAATATGGATATCAGCCATGTGGAATATTTGCTCTCCAAGAACCAGGAACGATTGAGTTTTGAAGACCAAACGCTCCTGGCCTGTGCCAGGGAAGTCATAGACCGGGTCGGCGGGGTGAGCCGGGTGCACATCATTGACGGGCGGCGGGAAGGCCGGCTGCTTCAGGAGGTATTTTCAAGCATTGGCGGCGGCACCCTGATCTACGGAAATCAATACGCCCACATCCGCCGGGCAGAACTTTCAGATATGCCTGAAATTCTGCACCTTTTTGACGGTTATGTGCAAAAGGGCAATCTGGTGAGCCGATCCGCCGCCGATATCCAGAAGCAGATCCATTCCTACCATATTTATGCGGTTGACCATGCCGTTTATGGATGCGCTGCCCTGTATGAGATCGGAGACGGCTGGGCTGAGATCGGTGCGGTTGCCGTCAATGAGGCCTATAAATCAAAGGGCATCGGACGGGGCATGATCCAGTACCTCATTTACAGGGCCAGGGAGAAACAATTGTCCCGGCTTTTTCTGCTCACCACCCAGGCGGCGGACTGGTTTTTCGAATTCGGATTTGTATGGGGAGACCCCGCCGACCTTCCGCCCCAAAGGCAGTCCAGCTACAACCTGCAGCGCAATTCCCGGGTGCTGATTCTGGAATTATAA
- a CDS encoding UDP-glucose/GDP-mannose dehydrogenase family protein, protein MKLTIIGTGYVGLVTGACFSEMGSRVTCVDIDREKIENLKKGILPIYEPGLESIVLDNYKENTLAFSTSLEEAAQDCSVFFIAVGTPPGEDGSADLQYVLEVARNIGRVIKDYAVVVDKSTVPVGTADKVKAVIQEELAARGADIPFDVVSNPEFLKEGAAVNDFLKPDRIIVGADSEKAVKVMRRLYAPFSRNRDKILFMKVRDAEMTKYAANSMLATKISFMNEIANLCERLGVDVENVRKGIGSDSRIGYSFIYPGCGYGGSCFPKDVKALVRTSKEVDFSPVLLEAVESRNALQKQVLGKKILGQFGKDLSGRTFCIWGLAFKPGTDDMREASSLVLMENLIRAGAKIRAFDPVAMEQARKEMPAHWKDKVTLAPDMYQALENTDACILVTEWKNFRQPDFKKMRALMNGPVIFDGRNQYDPEELREEGFEYHGIGRELNRQPE, encoded by the coding sequence ATGAAACTGACCATCATCGGCACCGGCTACGTCGGGCTAGTCACCGGCGCCTGTTTTTCTGAAATGGGGAGCCGCGTCACCTGCGTGGATATTGACCGGGAGAAGATCGAAAACCTCAAAAAAGGGATTCTGCCCATTTATGAACCCGGACTGGAATCCATTGTCCTGGACAACTACAAAGAAAACACCCTGGCGTTTTCCACCAGCCTGGAAGAGGCAGCCCAAGACTGCAGTGTCTTTTTCATTGCCGTGGGCACCCCGCCCGGGGAGGACGGCTCTGCAGACCTTCAATACGTTCTGGAGGTGGCACGGAATATCGGCCGGGTGATCAAGGATTACGCGGTTGTGGTGGATAAGTCCACCGTTCCCGTCGGGACGGCAGACAAAGTCAAGGCCGTTATTCAGGAAGAACTGGCCGCCCGGGGTGCCGACATTCCCTTTGACGTGGTTTCCAATCCCGAATTCCTGAAAGAGGGTGCTGCGGTCAATGATTTCCTTAAGCCGGACCGGATTATTGTGGGTGCGGATTCAGAAAAGGCCGTCAAGGTGATGCGGCGGCTCTACGCCCCATTCTCGAGAAACCGTGATAAAATTCTGTTCATGAAGGTCAGGGATGCGGAAATGACCAAATACGCAGCCAATTCCATGCTGGCCACAAAGATTTCCTTCATGAATGAAATCGCCAACCTATGTGAACGGCTGGGAGTGGATGTTGAAAATGTGCGGAAGGGAATCGGTTCGGATTCCAGAATCGGTTACTCATTTATCTATCCGGGATGCGGATACGGCGGATCCTGCTTTCCCAAGGATGTAAAGGCCCTGGTGAGAACCTCAAAAGAAGTGGACTTCAGCCCGGTTCTGCTTGAGGCCGTTGAGAGCCGCAATGCCCTCCAAAAACAAGTGCTGGGTAAAAAAATTCTCGGGCAGTTCGGAAAAGACCTTTCCGGCCGGACCTTCTGCATCTGGGGGCTTGCCTTTAAACCCGGTACCGATGATATGAGGGAAGCCTCGTCACTGGTGCTCATGGAGAACCTGATACGTGCCGGGGCAAAAATCCGGGCCTTTGATCCCGTGGCCATGGAACAGGCCAGAAAAGAGATGCCCGCCCATTGGAAGGATAAGGTCACCCTGGCGCCGGATATGTACCAGGCCCTTGAAAATACAGATGCCTGCATTTTGGTGACGGAATGGAAAAACTTTAGGCAGCCTGATTTTAAGAAGATGAGGGCATTGATGAACGGCCCCGTGATTTTCGACGGCAGAAATCAATATGACCCTGAAGAACTCAGAGAAGAAGGATTTGAGTACCACGGCATCGGCCGGGAACTGAACCGTCAGCCTGAATAG
- the pepN gene encoding aminopeptidase N, giving the protein MNTPETKYLKDYRPFEFIVDHVDLKFDIREDHTRVASTLKLRKDPELADDATPLVLNKGPYKIESVIAGGMVLLPHEYQADEDTFRLNSTPDSFELEITSILDPAANTTLEGLYRSGEILCTQCEAQGFRKITPYPDRPDVMAPFTCTIMADKTRFPVLLSNGNPSGSGDLENNRHWARWEDPHKKPSYLFALVAGDLALLEDEFTTGSGKRVGLRIYSEKDNISQCGHAMASLKQSMAWDEQRFGLEYDLDLYQIVAINDFNAGAMENKGLNIFNAKYVLADPESATDDDFLGIQGVIAHEYFHNWTGNRVTLKNWFQLSLKEGLTVFRDQEFSSDMNSRSVKRIGDVRNLRALQFPEDAGPMTHPVRPDSYIKMDNFYTMTVYEKGAEVVRMIYQLLGREMFRKGMDLYFEKFDGMAVTIEDFLGVMAEVSGRNLEQFHLWYTQSGTPRVTMERDYDTETRSLTLTFTQKTPADRNQDQKAPMHIPVRLGFVGAPQLSASSTLIELTREKESFVFEDMPDTALPSVFREFSAPVLLTTDFTDEELAGLMAGDDDEFNQWDAARTLFTKEIKQLVTAYRENRPMHVSPTLVRAFETALTDPEKDRAFLAKALSLPLETEIKDHYEVIDVRAINRARRFLKKKLAAQLSQSFTETYEKCNHSDPKDISHTAMADRSLKNLCLSYLGSLDRDDTIDMVKNQFETAENMTDEFGALRLLTRVDPEIRDWACKVFYSKWNQQALVLDKWFVVQAASPLDDVLDLVKSLMTHKDFSLTNPNKVRSLIYTFALHNPYYFHQPDGSGYHFISDQILALDKINHQVAARLASCFNLWKRYDANQRPLMKEALERIIGSDGLSKNVYEIVSRALE; this is encoded by the coding sequence ATGAATACACCTGAGACCAAATACCTTAAAGACTACCGTCCGTTCGAGTTTATCGTCGACCATGTTGACCTTAAGTTCGATATCAGGGAAGACCATACCCGGGTGGCCTCTACCCTGAAATTAAGGAAAGACCCGGAATTGGCCGACGACGCCACCCCCCTGGTGCTTAACAAAGGCCCCTATAAAATTGAATCGGTCATCGCCGGTGGCATGGTGCTGCTTCCCCATGAATACCAGGCGGATGAAGACACCTTCAGGCTCAACAGCACCCCGGATAGCTTTGAACTTGAAATAACGTCCATCCTTGATCCGGCCGCCAACACCACCCTTGAAGGGCTTTACCGTTCAGGCGAGATCCTCTGCACCCAGTGTGAGGCCCAGGGGTTCAGAAAAATTACGCCCTACCCTGACCGTCCCGACGTCATGGCCCCCTTTACCTGCACCATCATGGCGGATAAAACCAGGTTTCCAGTACTTTTGTCCAACGGAAACCCATCAGGTTCCGGCGACCTGGAAAACAACCGGCACTGGGCCCGGTGGGAGGATCCCCATAAAAAGCCGTCTTATCTTTTCGCTCTGGTGGCCGGAGACCTGGCCCTGCTTGAAGATGAATTCACCACCGGTTCAGGTAAAAGGGTGGGATTGAGGATTTATTCGGAAAAGGATAATATCTCCCAATGCGGTCATGCCATGGCCTCCCTAAAACAGTCAATGGCATGGGATGAACAGCGGTTTGGACTGGAATACGACCTGGATCTCTACCAGATCGTGGCCATAAACGATTTCAATGCCGGGGCAATGGAAAATAAAGGGTTGAATATTTTCAACGCCAAGTACGTCCTGGCCGACCCTGAATCCGCAACCGACGACGATTTCCTCGGAATCCAGGGCGTTATCGCCCACGAATATTTTCATAATTGGACCGGCAACCGGGTGACCCTTAAAAACTGGTTCCAGCTCAGCCTCAAGGAGGGGCTCACGGTGTTCAGGGACCAGGAGTTTTCTTCCGACATGAATTCAAGATCCGTCAAACGGATCGGGGATGTCAGGAATCTGCGGGCACTGCAGTTTCCTGAGGATGCCGGCCCCATGACCCATCCGGTCCGCCCGGATTCCTATATTAAAATGGATAATTTCTATACCATGACCGTCTATGAAAAAGGGGCGGAAGTGGTACGGATGATTTATCAGCTCCTGGGCAGGGAAATGTTTCGAAAAGGCATGGACCTCTACTTTGAAAAATTTGACGGCATGGCCGTGACCATAGAGGACTTCCTTGGCGTAATGGCCGAGGTATCCGGCCGGAACCTGGAGCAGTTCCATCTTTGGTATACCCAGTCCGGCACCCCCAGGGTCACCATGGAAAGGGACTATGATACCGAAACCCGCAGCCTGACACTGACCTTTACCCAGAAAACGCCCGCCGACCGGAATCAGGATCAAAAGGCGCCCATGCATATTCCCGTCCGTCTGGGGTTTGTGGGCGCGCCTCAGCTATCAGCCTCATCCACCCTGATTGAACTGACCAGGGAAAAAGAATCCTTTGTTTTCGAGGATATGCCGGACACCGCCCTGCCTTCGGTATTCAGGGAATTTTCAGCGCCGGTCCTGCTGACCACGGATTTTACCGATGAAGAACTGGCCGGCCTCATGGCAGGGGATGATGATGAGTTCAACCAGTGGGATGCCGCCCGGACCCTGTTTACCAAAGAGATCAAGCAATTGGTGACCGCCTACAGGGAAAACCGGCCCATGCATGTGAGCCCGACCCTTGTCCGAGCATTTGAAACCGCCCTCACCGATCCGGAAAAGGACCGGGCGTTCCTGGCCAAGGCCCTTTCCCTTCCCCTTGAGACGGAAATCAAGGACCATTATGAGGTCATAGATGTCCGTGCAATCAACCGGGCCCGTCGGTTTTTAAAGAAAAAACTGGCCGCCCAGCTGTCGCAGTCATTTACCGAAACCTACGAGAAATGCAATCACAGCGATCCAAAGGATATTTCCCATACGGCCATGGCCGACCGGAGTCTGAAAAACCTCTGCCTCTCCTACCTGGGAAGCCTGGACCGGGATGATACCATCGACATGGTGAAAAATCAGTTTGAGACCGCAGAGAACATGACCGATGAATTCGGTGCGCTGAGGCTGCTGACCCGAGTGGATCCGGAAATCCGGGATTGGGCATGCAAGGTTTTCTACAGCAAATGGAACCAGCAGGCTCTGGTTTTGGACAAATGGTTTGTGGTACAGGCGGCATCTCCCCTCGATGATGTGCTCGATCTTGTTAAATCCCTCATGACCCACAAAGATTTTTCCTTGACCAACCCCAACAAGGTCAGGTCATTGATTTATACCTTTGCCCTTCACAACCCCTACTACTTTCACCAGCCCGACGGCAGTGGTTATCATTTTATTTCGGATCAGATCCTTGCCCTGGACAAGATAAATCACCAGGTGGCAGCCCGCCTGGCATCCTGTTTTAATCTATGGAAACGATATGACGCGAACCAGCGGCCCTTGATGAAAGAGGCGCTGGAGCGAATTATCGGAAGCGACGGCCTATCCAAGAATGTATATGAGATTGTATCCAGAGCCTTGGAATAA
- a CDS encoding NAD-dependent epimerase → MNVLITGAAGFIGSALALRLLNDGHMVCGLDNLNDYYDVNLKKDRLERLHPFENFDFQEIDLANREGIKALFASREYDCVVNLAAQAGVRYSIENPASYVDSNMVGFGNILEGCRHSRVKHLVYASSSSVYGLNTLMPFSVRHNVDHPVSLYAASKKANELMAHTYSYLYQLPTTGLRFFTVYGPWGRPDMALFLFTKAILNNAPIKVFNNGNMQRDFTYIDDIVEGVVRVMKKVPQADPEWSGDSPNPSTSCVPYKIYNIGNNQPVALMDFVRAIEKAIGREARIDYLPMQPGDVPATWADVNDLIADTGFKPRTPVEVGIQNFVSWYKEYYA, encoded by the coding sequence ATGAACGTGCTTATTACCGGCGCTGCCGGATTTATCGGATCCGCCCTTGCCCTGAGACTCCTAAACGACGGGCATATGGTTTGCGGACTGGATAACCTAAACGACTACTACGATGTCAATTTAAAGAAAGATCGTCTGGAAAGACTGCACCCATTTGAAAATTTCGATTTTCAGGAAATTGATCTTGCGAACCGAGAGGGGATAAAGGCGCTGTTCGCCTCCCGGGAATACGATTGCGTGGTGAACCTGGCTGCCCAGGCCGGCGTGCGCTACAGCATTGAAAACCCGGCATCCTATGTGGATTCGAATATGGTGGGATTCGGCAATATTCTCGAAGGCTGCCGGCATTCCAGGGTCAAGCACCTGGTTTATGCGTCTTCCAGTTCCGTATACGGGCTCAACACCCTGATGCCCTTTTCCGTCCGCCATAATGTGGATCATCCCGTGAGCCTTTACGCCGCTTCAAAAAAGGCCAATGAACTCATGGCACATACCTATAGCTACCTGTATCAACTGCCCACGACAGGGTTGAGGTTTTTTACGGTTTACGGACCCTGGGGAAGGCCGGACATGGCATTGTTTCTATTCACCAAAGCCATTCTCAATAACGCCCCCATCAAAGTGTTCAACAACGGCAATATGCAGCGGGATTTTACCTATATTGACGATATTGTTGAGGGGGTGGTCCGGGTGATGAAAAAAGTGCCCCAGGCCGATCCGGAGTGGTCCGGGGACAGTCCCAATCCTTCGACCTCATGCGTTCCCTATAAAATCTACAATATCGGGAATAACCAGCCGGTGGCACTGATGGATTTCGTGCGGGCCATTGAAAAGGCGATCGGCCGGGAAGCACGGATTGATTACCTGCCCATGCAGCCCGGAGATGTCCCGGCCACATGGGCGGATGTAAACGATTTGATCGCAGATACCGGATTCAAACCCCGGACGCCTGTTGAAGTCGGGATTCAGAATTTTGTAAGCTGGTACAAGGAATATTACGCATAA